A region of Alteromonadaceae bacterium 2753L.S.0a.02 DNA encodes the following proteins:
- a CDS encoding beta-N-acetylhexosaminidase, producing MTNSLGPVVLDVAGTSLSSEDELLLKNPWVGGLILFSRNYQKREQLCDLVASIKAINPKLLVCVDHEGGRVQRFREGFTRIPAMQYLGKLYAEDQTAALHAAQEVAWLMCAELIACGLDVSFAPVLDIDESFSDIIGDRSFSCDPAVTMALAEAFIAGMHDAGMAATGKHFPGHGGVKADSHLELPVDSRSFTELENSDLVPFQALCSDLEGLMPAHILFPNVDTSPVGFSSYWLREILRKKLGFDGVIFSDDLSMEGAIVAGTFGERAIAALEAGCSSVLVCNNRSGALEVLEALAQYYPQPPESRLETMLARSNLSWHALESSSRTVAARKLAASLNRNN from the coding sequence ATGACAAATAGTTTGGGCCCTGTCGTACTCGATGTGGCAGGAACATCTCTCTCCTCCGAGGATGAACTCTTGCTCAAGAACCCTTGGGTAGGCGGGCTCATATTATTCAGCCGGAATTACCAAAAGCGAGAACAACTCTGTGATTTGGTTGCCTCTATCAAGGCAATCAACCCCAAGCTGTTGGTATGTGTCGATCATGAGGGTGGTCGGGTACAGCGTTTTCGAGAGGGATTTACGCGTATTCCTGCAATGCAGTATTTGGGCAAGTTGTACGCAGAAGATCAAACAGCAGCCTTGCACGCGGCTCAGGAGGTCGCCTGGCTGATGTGTGCCGAGCTCATCGCCTGTGGCTTGGATGTGAGTTTTGCACCTGTGCTCGATATCGATGAAAGTTTCAGCGATATCATCGGTGATCGCAGCTTCTCATGCGATCCGGCAGTCACTATGGCGCTCGCTGAAGCTTTTATCGCGGGCATGCACGACGCGGGTATGGCTGCCACGGGCAAGCATTTCCCCGGGCACGGAGGTGTGAAAGCTGACAGTCATCTGGAGCTCCCTGTTGATAGTCGCTCGTTCACGGAGCTCGAAAACTCTGATCTGGTGCCCTTTCAGGCGCTCTGCAGCGACCTTGAGGGCCTTATGCCAGCGCATATCCTATTCCCCAACGTGGATACTTCTCCTGTCGGCTTTTCGAGTTACTGGTTGCGTGAGATTCTGCGAAAAAAGCTTGGTTTTGACGGCGTTATCTTCAGTGACGACCTCTCCATGGAAGGCGCAATTGTTGCCGGTACTTTTGGGGAGCGGGCCATTGCAGCCCTAGAAGCAGGTTGTAGTAGTGTTCTGGTCTGCAACAATCGGAGCGGCGCTCTGGAAGTATTGGAAGCGCTGGCTCAATATTACCCGCAACCGCCTGAATCGCGCTTGGAAACCATGCTCGCGCGCAGCAATCTTTCCTGGCATGCGTTAGAATCATCATCTCGAACAGTTGCTGCTCGTAAGCTGGCAGCATCGCTGAACCGCAATAACTAA
- a CDS encoding peptidoglycan-binding protein CsiV, with the protein MNLPNGKIKRVTPLITLLFTSILVVTLHADAQTDENWYQVELLIFKRAPSPNENEAWPKNLALAYPPNVQSLIEQKEKSQDTPSDTTPANTPVDPSGRITNSSNTDENSEEKPYVVFESSRFFIENATSAIKRERGLHLLFHKTWAQPMQSQESAPAIIILGGETFGDLHELSGTITLSLSRYLHLHTDLWLTEYEANYGQESYHWPRIPLPPKPLEAEDLTADSTLVNPSGFQLNNSQSSGDFNLNFNATSPAGNSALDNEWSSLTSRPFLVKHITTLNQKRRMRSNELHYIDHPRMGILIKIIPYTPAHLQPIEEP; encoded by the coding sequence ATGAATTTACCCAATGGCAAAATAAAAAGAGTAACACCGCTAATCACCCTCCTGTTTACGAGCATATTGGTCGTTACACTGCACGCAGATGCGCAAACCGACGAAAACTGGTATCAGGTGGAATTACTCATTTTTAAACGCGCTCCCTCCCCCAATGAGAACGAAGCCTGGCCCAAGAATCTCGCGCTTGCCTACCCTCCCAATGTACAGTCGCTTATCGAACAAAAGGAAAAATCACAAGACACCCCCAGCGATACAACGCCTGCAAACACTCCTGTAGACCCCTCTGGCCGAATCACGAACAGTTCCAACACAGACGAAAACTCTGAGGAAAAGCCCTATGTGGTCTTCGAAAGCAGCCGGTTTTTTATTGAAAATGCGACATCAGCCATCAAGCGAGAGCGTGGCTTACACCTTCTGTTTCACAAAACCTGGGCACAGCCCATGCAATCCCAGGAAAGCGCGCCCGCGATTATCATTTTGGGAGGTGAAACGTTCGGTGATCTACACGAACTCTCGGGCACGATAACACTCAGTCTCAGCCGCTACCTCCACCTGCACACCGATCTGTGGCTTACCGAATACGAAGCGAATTACGGGCAGGAAAGCTATCATTGGCCAAGAATACCCTTACCCCCAAAACCGCTCGAAGCTGAAGACCTTACTGCAGATAGCACCTTAGTAAACCCTTCCGGCTTCCAATTAAATAACTCGCAATCTTCTGGCGATTTTAATCTAAATTTCAACGCCACCAGCCCAGCCGGTAACAGCGCATTGGATAACGAATGGAGCTCTCTAACCAGCCGACCATTTTTGGTTAAACACATCACCACACTTAACCAGAAGCGCCGTATGCGCAGTAACGAACTTCACTATATCGACCACCCTAGAATGGGTATCCTAATAAAAATAATTCCTTACACACCCGCGCATCTCCAACCCATTGAAGAGCCGTGA
- a CDS encoding hypoxanthine phosphoribosyltransferase: MSSIPENAEELFNYDDVSCALRKLAQTINSEYQNYEGELLVITLLNGGMIFSGMLLPQIKRELYCDSVSVSRYRNEKSGSDFRWHFQPVTTMHNRKVLLLDDIYDQGITLEHVQEWCYKQGADQVKTAVLAWKQLGETSQKAVAEPDFYALQVPDAFIVGMGMDCAGKYRNAPGIYALNS; this comes from the coding sequence ATGAGTTCAATTCCTGAAAATGCCGAAGAATTATTCAATTACGATGATGTGTCGTGCGCTCTGCGAAAACTTGCTCAGACCATAAATTCTGAATACCAGAATTATGAGGGCGAGCTGCTGGTAATAACTTTACTTAATGGCGGTATGATTTTTTCCGGGATGTTATTACCGCAAATAAAACGAGAGTTGTATTGCGATAGTGTATCTGTATCTCGCTATAGGAATGAAAAATCCGGTTCAGATTTTCGCTGGCATTTTCAACCTGTTACTACCATGCACAATCGTAAGGTTTTATTGCTTGACGATATCTACGATCAAGGCATCACGCTCGAGCACGTCCAGGAGTGGTGTTATAAGCAGGGTGCCGATCAGGTAAAAACAGCGGTTTTAGCTTGGAAACAGCTGGGTGAAACCAGTCAAAAAGCCGTGGCAGAACCCGATTTTTACGCTTTGCAGGTACCAGACGCCTTTATCGTGGGAATGGGGATGGACTGCGCCGGTAAATACCGTAATGCACCGGGTATATATGCTTTAAATTCATAA
- a CDS encoding 5'-methylthioadenosine phosphorylase/5'-methylthioinosine phosphorylase, with protein MSVAVIGGTGFYHWPELNNVQTHCITTPYSTTNIEILQGSIGATDCYFLPRHGRNHATPPHKINYQANIDALHKLGVSHIVGINAVGGIADFASPGSAVIPDQIIDYTWGRKHTFFDDFENDLQHIDFTNPLQSELREIYAQYCSRHMPCTLDGVYGCTQGPRLESAAEINRLRKDGCDVVGMTLMPEAALAREKNINYLSICVVANWAAGITEEVSLSAIQRVLEDALTNVRIAVSDTLVNL; from the coding sequence ATGTCTGTTGCAGTAATTGGAGGTACGGGATTCTATCACTGGCCAGAATTAAACAACGTTCAAACCCACTGTATAACTACACCCTACAGCACCACTAATATCGAAATATTGCAAGGTAGTATAGGCGCAACCGACTGCTATTTTTTACCCCGCCACGGTCGTAATCATGCAACGCCGCCGCATAAAATTAATTACCAAGCGAATATAGATGCACTGCATAAATTAGGTGTTTCGCATATTGTAGGCATTAATGCTGTTGGCGGAATTGCCGATTTCGCAAGTCCAGGAAGTGCGGTTATACCAGATCAAATAATTGATTATACCTGGGGTAGAAAACACACTTTTTTCGATGACTTCGAAAACGATTTGCAACATATCGATTTTACAAACCCACTGCAAAGTGAATTACGCGAGATCTACGCGCAATATTGTAGTCGACACATGCCGTGCACTTTGGATGGTGTTTATGGCTGCACGCAGGGTCCGCGTTTAGAAAGTGCTGCGGAAATTAATCGTTTACGGAAAGATGGATGCGACGTCGTCGGGATGACGTTAATGCCAGAAGCCGCATTGGCTCGCGAAAAAAATATTAACTATTTATCTATTTGTGTTGTAGCCAATTGGGCGGCGGGAATTACTGAAGAAGTGTCACTTTCAGCAATTCAGAGGGTTTTAGAGGACGCGCTCACAAATGTACGCATTGCGGTAAGCGATACGTTGGTAAACCTCTAG
- a CDS encoding TetR family transcriptional regulator → MAQAETVEKILHAAVILFAERGFAETSLRTITGMADVNLAAVNYHFGSKKELIQAVFSRFLGPFCEILEQELDDVEKSVLEGETLSIEQVISCVLNTLLKTTEVSGVSVQRLTRLLNLAYTQSQEHLRHHLVANFGNTYHRITDAVQKALPELTPIEFYWRLYFMLGAAVFTLSSYDSLRSILNSDYNTDTELEEVLQLMVPALAGILRSTHDK, encoded by the coding sequence ATGGCACAGGCAGAAACTGTCGAAAAAATTTTACACGCTGCAGTCATTCTTTTTGCTGAAAGAGGGTTCGCGGAGACATCCCTTCGTACTATAACCGGTATGGCAGATGTTAACTTGGCGGCTGTTAATTATCATTTCGGTTCAAAGAAAGAGTTGATTCAAGCAGTATTTTCGAGGTTCTTAGGGCCATTTTGCGAAATACTTGAACAAGAGCTTGATGATGTGGAAAAGTCTGTTTTGGAGGGTGAAACCCTTTCAATCGAGCAGGTGATATCTTGTGTGCTTAATACCTTATTAAAAACCACCGAAGTCTCTGGTGTGAGTGTGCAACGATTAACGCGTTTGTTAAATTTAGCGTATACACAATCACAGGAACATTTAAGGCACCATTTGGTTGCAAATTTTGGGAATACCTACCATAGAATTACGGACGCGGTGCAAAAAGCGTTACCTGAATTGACACCCATAGAGTTTTATTGGCGGCTGTATTTTATGCTTGGCGCTGCAGTTTTTACTTTGTCGAGTTATGATTCGTTGCGATCAATTTTGAATTCCGATTACAACACGGATACCGAACTGGAAGAAGTGCTACAACTCATGGTGCCAGCTTTGGCAGGTATTTTGAGATCGACACATGACAAATAG
- a CDS encoding CspA family cold shock protein, translating to MAARELGTVKWFNNARGYGFITRGEETEDIFVHYRNIRGEGYRSLTEGQKVEFELQKGEKGLQAEDVAAV from the coding sequence ATGGCTGCTCGAGAACTCGGCACTGTCAAGTGGTTCAATAATGCGAGAGGGTATGGATTTATCACTCGCGGCGAAGAAACAGAAGATATTTTTGTTCATTACAGAAACATCCGTGGCGAAGGCTACCGCTCCTTAACTGAAGGTCAGAAAGTTGAATTTGAACTTCAGAAGGGCGAAAAGGGACTTCAAGCGGAAGACGTTGCTGCTGTCTAA
- a CDS encoding MscS family membrane protein, with protein MERFVESMRSVFAAGVGEANLWMIDIFLVVFITLIAAAVASRFLKKLEQKALHTRNLWDDALVISLQRPVRWLIWGAGVTTAADIAGAQSESLILDSVDGVRHIGAIVIVAWFLTNFISRVEDNLVDPEFSYKPMDKTTAMALGRLLRISVIITAVLVGLQSLGYSVSGVLAFGGIGGIAVGFAAKDLLANFFGGLMIYLDRPFAVGDWVRSPDKNIEGTVEDIGWRLTRIRTFDKRPLYVPNSTFTQISVENPSRMSHRRIYEHIGIRYDDAAKMDVIVAQVKEMLSNHPEIDTDNTLIVNFNKFASSSLEFFVYCFTKTTEWIKYHEVKQDVLLKILNIIESHGAECAFPTSTLHIPEQVQITQPESLQS; from the coding sequence ATGGAACGATTTGTAGAGTCGATGCGCTCCGTTTTTGCAGCGGGCGTCGGAGAAGCAAACCTGTGGATGATTGATATCTTCCTGGTTGTTTTTATCACCCTCATTGCCGCAGCTGTGGCGTCCCGGTTTCTTAAAAAGCTCGAGCAAAAAGCATTACACACCCGAAATCTATGGGATGACGCGTTGGTTATCTCATTGCAGCGACCAGTACGTTGGTTGATTTGGGGGGCCGGGGTCACGACTGCCGCAGATATTGCTGGCGCACAGTCTGAATCCTTGATTTTGGATTCAGTCGATGGCGTTCGACATATTGGCGCGATTGTAATAGTTGCTTGGTTTTTAACCAACTTTATCTCGCGTGTTGAGGACAACCTTGTGGACCCCGAGTTTAGCTACAAGCCTATGGACAAAACCACTGCGATGGCTTTGGGGCGACTGTTGCGTATCTCAGTGATCATTACTGCGGTATTAGTGGGCTTACAGTCTCTAGGGTACAGTGTGTCTGGGGTGTTGGCGTTTGGCGGCATCGGAGGTATTGCTGTCGGTTTCGCCGCGAAGGATCTGCTGGCAAATTTTTTCGGTGGATTGATGATTTATCTCGACAGACCTTTTGCTGTCGGTGATTGGGTGCGTTCGCCAGATAAAAATATTGAAGGTACGGTGGAAGATATCGGCTGGCGTTTAACGCGTATTCGAACCTTCGATAAACGTCCTTTATATGTTCCGAATTCAACATTCACTCAAATTTCTGTAGAAAATCCGTCACGTATGTCCCATCGACGCATCTACGAACATATTGGCATTCGTTACGATGATGCTGCAAAAATGGATGTGATAGTCGCGCAAGTTAAAGAGATGTTGAGCAATCATCCTGAAATTGATACTGACAATACCCTTATTGTCAATTTTAATAAATTTGCCAGCTCATCATTGGAGTTTTTTGTTTATTGTTTTACTAAAACGACTGAATGGATTAAGTATCATGAAGTTAAACAAGATGTGCTGCTTAAAATTCTAAATATTATTGAAAGTCATGGCGCAGAGTGTGCGTTCCCCACATCGACCTTACATATACCTGAACAAGTACAAATAACCCAACCCGAGTCGCTGCAATCATGA
- a CDS encoding repressor LexA gives MIKLTARQQQILDLIREHIDETGYPPTRAEIAEILGFKSANAAEEHLKALARKGAIEMIAGASRGIRLPDTHSGIPLVGRVAAGSPILAEEHIEDYCDIPYSFFSPRADYLLTVHGMSMKDAGILDGDLLAVHKTDQVRNGDIVVARIEDEVTVKRFKRERNRALVELWPENPDFNVIEVDLRDENFAIEGLSVGVIRRS, from the coding sequence ATGATTAAACTTACTGCCCGCCAACAGCAAATTCTCGATTTGATTCGCGAGCATATAGATGAAACCGGGTACCCCCCTACTCGCGCCGAAATCGCAGAAATATTGGGTTTCAAATCCGCCAACGCCGCAGAAGAACACCTCAAAGCATTGGCTCGCAAAGGTGCCATAGAAATGATAGCTGGCGCTTCACGAGGTATCCGCCTGCCCGATACCCACTCAGGGATACCTCTGGTGGGACGCGTTGCTGCCGGCAGCCCCATACTCGCCGAAGAGCATATCGAAGACTACTGTGATATTCCATACAGCTTTTTCAGCCCTAGGGCAGATTACTTATTAACCGTACACGGCATGAGCATGAAAGATGCGGGTATCCTCGATGGCGATTTGCTCGCAGTTCATAAAACCGATCAGGTACGCAATGGCGACATTGTGGTCGCACGTATTGAAGATGAGGTCACTGTGAAGCGTTTCAAGCGCGAACGTAATCGCGCACTTGTAGAACTCTGGCCCGAAAACCCCGATTTTAATGTTATCGAAGTCGATCTACGAGACGAAAATTTCGCAATTGAAGGTTTAAGCGTCGGCGTTATACGTCGCAGCTAA